In Rhodococcus sp. 4CII, the DNA window CAGCCAGGCCGCGATCGAGACTGGTCGGGTGGCCGCCCGCACCGTCATGCTGCCGCTCAACACCAACCCGCGCGCCAAGATGTCCGGTCTGCGCCGCGGCTTCGTGAAGATCTTCTGCCGTCCGGCCACCGGTGCGGTGATCGGTGGGGTGGTAGTTGGATCGACCGCGTCGGAGCTGATTCTCCCGATCGCGATCGCGGTGCAGAACAACCTCACCGTCAACGATCTCGCCGCGACGTTCTCGGTGTACCCGTCGCTGACCGGTTCGATCACCGAGGCAGCACGCCGCTTGATCCGCCAAGACGACCTCAGCTGAGTGGAAACAAGTCGCACAGAAGGACGACGGATGTGGGTCGTTCTGGGCCGGTGAGCCTTACGCTCCTAGTCCACAACGAGAACGTTGACATCAGAGGAATGAATTGCAGTGAGTGATCCCAATCCTGAACCCGTTGCGTTGGCGACGGGCCACATGTTCGACCAGCCCCGCGCCGAGGCAGCGGTCCGCGAACTGTTGCTCGCCATCGGCGAGGACCCCGACCGCCCCGGACTGATCGACACGCCGGCCCGAGTCGCACGCTCATACCGCGAGGTGTTTGCCGGCCTCTACACCGACCCGGCCGAAGTCCTGGGCACGACCTTCGACGAGGGCCATCGCGAACTCGTCCTCGTGCGGGATATCCCGTTGTACTCCACGTGTGAGCACCATCTGGTGTCGTTCCACGGAGTCGCGCACGTCGGCTACATCCCGGGCTCTACCGGAAAGGTCACCGGACTGTCGAAAATCGCCCGCGTTGTCGACCTCTACGCGAAGCGCCCTCAGGTGCAAGAACGACTCACCAGCCAGGTCGCCGACGCCGTCATGCGCAAACTCAACCCGCGAGGCGCCATT includes these proteins:
- the folE gene encoding GTP cyclohydrolase I FolE; translated protein: MFDQPRAEAAVRELLLAIGEDPDRPGLIDTPARVARSYREVFAGLYTDPAEVLGTTFDEGHRELVLVRDIPLYSTCEHHLVSFHGVAHVGYIPGSTGKVTGLSKIARVVDLYAKRPQVQERLTSQVADAVMRKLNPRGAIVVIEAEHLCMAMRGIRKPGASTTTSAVRGTLQSSAASRSEALALILRN